A region of the Vibrio rumoiensis genome:
TGCAAATTCATCAGAAATCAACAAAGAGCGCATCACTTTAACGCCATCAGGCTTCTCTTGCTTTGCCGGCTTAGTTGGTGTTTCAACAGTCACGGGCTTAGCCACATTTGTATTAACTTGTGATCCTTGCTGCTCACCGATTAAAAGTCGACGTAAAATATCCGAGGCGCTTTCACCAATATGCTGGGTTTGGCTCGCAATATAACGATAAAGTTCTTCATCTACTTCAATGGTTTTCATTGGCTTTTCACAATCTCAATCTGTTTAAACTCTGAAATGATTATACCTATAACTGAAAAGATACTCTATGCTAATTGCTCTGAGTTACTAATAAAAAAGATCGTTTTGATCACTGAATGTTTTATTTCTTCTCGCTACCTAGGTTAACTGAACAAATAACCGTCAATAAAAAACCTCTATGAATGGAGATCCATAGAGGTTGTCGTTTCCACATTTTTTATTGATCAGTATGCTTTAGAACCTAGCACATGCTTATCTAATGCAGATGGCGTCCCGTATAGTGAATCTTTGGCATGAAACTGTTTTGCCGTTTCTGCAACTGATTTACTGAAACGAGGATCTTGCGGACGCTCATGACTATTAATAAAAACCGACACATCCCACGCTTGTTGATCCGTTAAGCTATTTCCTTTACTTAATGGCATATTCGCTTTAATAAAGTTAGCCGCAGAGCTGATCTGGTGCATACCTGCTCCCCAATTATAGCTATCTTTACCCCAAAGCGGCGGGAACACGTAGCGATTATCCACTTTACGTCCCTCACCATTATCGCCATGACAAAGCGCACACTGTGTCGAGTACACTTCTTGTCCACGAGTAAAGTCAGGAGTGAGCTCTGGTTGTTCTAATTTAGGAAAGCCACGACCTGGAATTTTCGCATTCACCTTGGCATCCGTTGCTAGCCAATAAGAATAAGCCGTCAGATCCAAAATCGTTTGGCTGACCGCTTCTGGCGGCTTACCATTCATTGAATAAGCAAAACACCCCTGCAATCGGTCTTCATAAGTATTCACTTTCTTATTCTTACCACGATAAGCAGGGTAAGAAACATACGCTGCCCACATTGGAGCTGAGTTGGCTAGGCGGCCACCAGACAAGTGGCAGTTAGTACAATTTAAACCATTCCCTACTGTTCCAGATTTTTTCAATTGTTGGCTATTCATAAAAATTGAATAACCACGTTTTACCGCTTCAGCAAAATGCTCTTCTGGCAGATTATTCCAGTCAGGAACGTGGTGACAACCTTCTCCTTGAGCAAGTAAATTACCTGGTTCAACACTTCCTAAATCTTTATGGCCACCACTAGCAAAAGTAAACGCACTGAATAGCGATAGGCTTAATAATAAGCATCTCATTTCGTCATCCCCGCTGCTTTTTGAACTACCGGTGTGCCAAGTGAGGCAAAATAATCTGAAACGGCTGTTATTTCTTCATCGCTTAACGACTTAGCAATGGGTCCCATGATCGACATTGCACCAGCCGGTCTTGTATCGTCTTTCCACGATTTCATTTGATTAATCAAGTAAGCTGAATTTTGTCCTGCTAAACGAGGAATACCTGGTTTAACGCCAACGCCACTAGGGCCATGACATGCTACGCAAGAAGGAACATTGGCTTCCATTTTTCCGCTATAGGCAATTTTTTCACCGAGTTCCATATCACCAGGCCACTTATCGCCACGCCACTGCAATTTAAATGTTAAAGCATCAGGTACACTAGAGTAATGCTTTATGATCGTATCCATTTGTTTATCAGTAATTTGATAAATAAAGGCATCCATAAAAGTTGTATGGCGTTTCTTGCTGCGAAAATTTTCAACTTGCTCACGTAGGTATTGGTCAGATTGCCCCCATAAATTAGGAATATGATCAAGAGTAGATACACCATTAACACCATGACATGTAGAGCAGAATTCAACAATACCGTCCTTATGCTGCGGTAATATATCTGCTACGCCAATGATGGGACATAGCATCAAAGCGCCCACAATCAGTCGTTTTTGCATATTGCTTCCTATTATTATAATTTTCTAACTTATACCTAGTATAGCTATTTCACTTAACACCGCATTTAAGATTTAAGAACAAGTAGTTATACAAAAACAGACACTTTTACTTGTTCGTCAGCATTATGTTTTGAACGGTTAAGTGATTACTTTCTCATTACTGCTGTATTATGATGTTAATTCGTACTTTCGGCTACAGGATTATCATGAATCCCCAACAACTTAACCATACCATTCAGGGTCAAGGCCCTGTCATTCTCCTTATACATGGTCTATTCGGCAGTTTGGGTAATTTAGGTCTACTCGCCCGAGATTTAATTGCAGACCATACCGTTATTAGCGTTGATTTACGCAATCATGGCCAATCTTTTCATAGCGACATCATGGACTACCCTTCCATGGCAGCTGACCTCAACCAGCTATTAACGGACCTTAATATTACATCCGCCACCATCATTGGGCACTCAATGGGAGGCAAAGCAGCAATGGCGCTTTCCAATATTGCTACTGACAAAATTAACAAATTAATTGTGTTAGACATGGCCCCTATTTCCTATCAAGAAAGACGGCATGATAATGTTTTTGCCGGATTAAATGCGGTCATTGAAAATAAGCCGAAGACCCGTAAAGAAGCATTACATTTCCTAGCCCAGCACATTGAATT
Encoded here:
- a CDS encoding c-type cytochrome; the encoded protein is MRCLLLSLSLFSAFTFASGGHKDLGSVEPGNLLAQGEGCHHVPDWNNLPEEHFAEAVKRGYSIFMNSQQLKKSGTVGNGLNCTNCHLSGGRLANSAPMWAAYVSYPAYRGKNKKVNTYEDRLQGCFAYSMNGKPPEAVSQTILDLTAYSYWLATDAKVNAKIPGRGFPKLEQPELTPDFTRGQEVYSTQCALCHGDNGEGRKVDNRYVFPPLWGKDSYNWGAGMHQISSAANFIKANMPLSKGNSLTDQQAWDVSVFINSHERPQDPRFSKSVAETAKQFHAKDSLYGTPSALDKHVLGSKAY
- a CDS encoding c-type cytochrome; its protein translation is MQKRLIVGALMLCPIIGVADILPQHKDGIVEFCSTCHGVNGVSTLDHIPNLWGQSDQYLREQVENFRSKKRHTTFMDAFIYQITDKQMDTIIKHYSSVPDALTFKLQWRGDKWPGDMELGEKIAYSGKMEANVPSCVACHGPSGVGVKPGIPRLAGQNSAYLINQMKSWKDDTRPAGAMSIMGPIAKSLSDEEITAVSDYFASLGTPVVQKAAGMTK
- a CDS encoding alpha/beta fold hydrolase yields the protein MNPQQLNHTIQGQGPVILLIHGLFGSLGNLGLLARDLIADHTVISVDLRNHGQSFHSDIMDYPSMAADLNQLLTDLNITSATIIGHSMGGKAAMALSNIATDKINKLIVLDMAPISYQERRHDNVFAGLNAVIENKPKTRKEALHFLAQHIELDGVRQFLAKSLQLQDGYMQWLFNVDGIIGNYHHIQSWTNISPFLGETLFLKGANSDYLMPEHQSAILEQFPNSKAHIIANTGHWLHAEKPAEVLRSIRRFITK